A genomic region of Anas platyrhynchos isolate ZD024472 breed Pekin duck chromosome 9, IASCAAS_PekinDuck_T2T, whole genome shotgun sequence contains the following coding sequences:
- the LOC106018720 gene encoding uncharacterized protein isoform X2, whose amino-acid sequence MGTRGWTLTAFVGCCLWVLHGLGAAVAVPLSTEGPLGAHTASPTAAQSEARGAPTAGTAGTSSAVADTETTQSILAGRPASPTFPSGAEADLETATSAAPAAGSDAEAEPSPGAATQAPSGEPQAVTDVATALNASQGNQTVSAAALVFTPQPAFTPSSELGVMGATPAVPPGATPLFADVLASVTREGADLEPTDNAKSLPTALPPAAAGAEPTTGSPPGPRVTALLATATGAAGEGVTLPGDSHGEGSAPSSIPSPEAEGLLTTQWDEALSGTGGVTAGPAAPGSGDAGDAEDGAVGTTESSHLAPENGTVSGAAENPGQVSLLAGQAGLSPATSPGGGDGDVQGAPAVSPASPGSPGERGDTATSLLASRAPTDAQSDTDAPAPSIALPLPTGAVGPAEPSLQPAPWQSPTGEEQPQHDAALLSPTDTPSVPGAAFPPPGAATADGAETTANPDLGAAPGVPVSPSLVGSQPWGTAAGAPEGADGAGTGLNSALGAASPASSAPDGLAGTAQGDTVDTARAGDAGDGSPYADTQGDTSSTSSSTQQGPADTAELPAAPAGALTSTELSPAAAPGDGAGAAPAPGEVSPSGATAPGYGGLEPNLLGDKGQGPSQAPGAPGAAFPPPVAESGTVFGTNDGAGTAANPDLGAAQGDPISPFLVGSQPWGMAAGAPAGAALPGAEGPGSGFSSALDVPSSASYGPVGPPSPTLGVQPGAALGVPGAEGQALGGSGTGSESSLSSFAGAGVDSGTDLVPGAVSLPGPASPSDTLPVSSTLENGGAAAPGPDLLSQGSPYGGTGSELATAQGTESAGDTAEAANPEGTNPYTDTSSTSSSAQQGPADTAELPAAPAGALPSTELSPAAAPGDGAGAAPAPEVSPPGATAPGYGGLEPNLWGAEGPGPSQAPGAPGAAFPPPVAESGAVFGTNDGAETAANPDLGAAQGAPISPFLVGSQPWGMAAGAPAGAALPGVEGPGSGFSSVLDVPSSASYGHVGPPSPTLGVQPGAALGVPGAEGQALGGSGMGSEPSLSSSAGAGVDSGTDLVPGAVSLPGPASPGDTLTAPSVSDTPSPGALGGAGAAPSAVQPVLGAGPGPQPAAGGGGGEGAGAGAGESLGVSQDLDGAAGASGGGTGAVLHSASPSSSPEGSSSAGTSGGAAEGAGGPGAAVGPSPGLEAAGPQGNEETPVPAPGTQSGADFGLSDANLSQTNVVQLAGGETGASAPGAPSPGASGADGAGAIIQITSGVLAPSVLSSPLVPVAPDASSLLPAASVGGMGGSSAPAPNGGPPSASGTPSGSSPSAPGSPLPVAGAGSALPGSPKYEMASGMLAPLGEESPRAPVPPNAVPFLPPLQPGGPGVPPNPVVAEGRGDTNGAMLGEPRPGVAVGSGGAGGSLSVLPPAGPAAGSPLPNTVGSRPAGGSSPPALRPSLGSATPANGVPAAGGASVPAPIPGQGGAQRGSAPTTMRPTVSCSPSPAAPSPGGKKGLPGPGTNTTAALAARASSSKLPAPPRSAAAVPVPPPGPTVPAVSLYGYGPRENDREYVERRVDFNSPLFKPETGFPFGKTLRDSLYFTDNGQIIFPPSDSSIPTYPNPPPRGFNGHEEVPMIAVFWDNADFSRGTGTTFYQEFLTLNSEKPPFIRDVEAKVRRYLRSSYSAAWTLKITWDRAPAYGTRGDSRRTNTFQAVLTTDGFRSYVLLLYQDGGMRWDYRQLPAANVLIGYTSGDGSYHNDDLTQGPPAAKYRPDQFRGYNTDLRGLWLYRLESRVGLNYRLKCLAWTGRQQEPRMWSQDLPACPCSLQQGQQDPRFKSSRGGWWSARVSMLHSASPNRYGAGVRCLYDSRGQLVEGRQERYWRSSRQMSPFRDQELKLYDWCCNQAASARLCARYGEKRPRIGCDGYQPLGTDSSEDIDSDEQTDEEDE is encoded by the exons ATGGGGACCAGGGGATGGACGCTTACAGCCTTCGTGGGATGCTGCCTATGGGTTCTGCATG GGCTCGGGGCCGCCGTCGCCGTCCCGCTGAGCACGGAGGGGCCGCTTGGTGCCCACACGGCTTCTCCCACCGCGGCGCAGAGCGAGGCACGGGGCGCCCCGACGGCGGGCACCGCGGGGACGAGCAGCGCCGTGGCTGATACTGAGACAACCCAGAGCATCCTCGCGGGACGCCCGGCCAGCCCGACCTTCCCCTCCGGGGCTGAGGCAGATTTGGAGACCGCGACCAGCGCTGCTCCGGCTGCGGGGAGCGATGCTGAGGCTGAGCCGAGCCCTGGTGCAGCCACGCAGGCTCCCAGCGGAGAGCCCCAGGCGGTGACGGACGTGGCCACGGCCCTTAATGCGTCCCAGGGAAACCAGACGGTTTCGGCTGCCGCCTTGGTTTTCACCCCCCAGCCTGCCTTCACCCCCAGCTCAGAGCTTGGTGTGATGGGGGCCACTCCCGCTGTGCCACCCGGGGCCACCCCTCTGTTTGCAGACGTCCTCGCTTCGGTGACGAGGGAAGGAGCGGACTTGGAGCCCACAGATAATGCCAAATCCCTCCCCACCgccctgccaccagcagctgcaggggcagagccAACAACCGGCAGCCCCCCGGGTCCCCGTGTCACCGCGCTGCTGGCCACGGCCACGGGGGCTGCGGGGGAAGGTGTCACCCTGCCTGGGGACAGCCACGGTGAAGGCAGTGCCccctcctccatccccagccctgaAGCCGAGGGGCTGCTCACAACGCAGTGGGACGAGGCGCTGAGTGGGACCGGGGGTGTCACCGCAGGGCCAGCAGCTCCGGGGTCTGGCGATGCAGGAGATGCGGAGGATGGTGCCGTTGGCACAACTGAATCATCCCATCTGGCTCCAGAGAATGGGACAGTGTCGGGAGCAGCAGAAAACCCAGGGCAGGTCTCCCTCCTCGCTGGACAGGCAGGGCTGAGCCCGGCCACCTCTCCAGGTGGTGGGGACGGAGATGTGCAGGGAGCCCCGGCGGTGTCACCGGCCAGCCCCGGCTCACCCGGGGAGCGAGGGGACACGGCCACCTCGCTGCTGGCCTCCAGGGCCCCCACGGATGCGCAGAGTGACACGGatgccccagccccatccatcgccctgcccctgcccacgGGGGCTGTGGGTCCGGCCGAGccttccctgcagcctgccccaTGGCAGAGCCCCACTGGAGAAGAGCAACCACAGCACGACGCCGCTCTGCTGTCCCCCACGGACACCCCCAGTGTCCCCGGGGCCGCTTTCCCACCCCCAGGGGCTGCAACTGCTGATGGGGCAGAGACAACAGCGAACCCCGACCTCGGTGCTGCCCCCGGAGTGCCCGTCTCACCATCCCTTGTGGGGTCACAGCCATGGGGGACGGCAGCCGGTGCTCCCGAGGGAGCTGATGGAGCTGGCACCGGCCTCAATTCAGCTCTGGGTGCTGCCAGCCCGGCTTCTTCTGCACCCGATGGCCTGGCAGGGACTGCTCAGGGGGACACGGTGGACACGGCACGGGCAGGGGATGCAGGGGATGGCAGTCCTTACGCAGACACCCAGGGTGACACCAGCTCTACGTCCAGCAGCACTCAGCAGGGCCCCGCTGACACCGCCGAGCTgccggcagccccagcaggagcccTGACCAGCACCGAGCTGTCCCCTGCTGCAGCGCctggggatggagcaggagcagccccggcacCGGGAGAAGTGTCCCCATCTGGTGCCACAGCTCCAGGCTATGGGGGGCTGGAGCCCAACCTCTTGGGGGATAAAGGACAGGGACCAAGCCAAGCCCCTggagctcctggtgctgctttcCCACCTCCTGTTGCTGAATCTGGAACCGTGTTTGGGACCAACGATggggcagggacagcagcaaACCCCGACCTCGGCGCTGCCCAGGGAGACCCCATATCCCCGTTCCTTGTGGGGTCGCAGCCGTGGGGGATGGCAGCTGGTGCTCCCGCAGGAGCAGCTCTCCCTGGGGCTGAGGGACCAGGATCTGGCTTCAGTTCAGCACTGGATGTCCCCAGCTCAGCATCGTATGGACCTGTGGGACCCCCATCGCCCACCCTCGGGGTCCAGCCCGGCGCAGCCCTGGGTGTGccgggagcagaggggcaggcgctgggAGGCAGTGGGACCGGGTCGGAGTCATCCCTGAGCTCCTTTGCTGGTGCTGGGGTGGATTCTGGGACAGATCTGGTGCCTGGTGCTGTGTCCCTGCCCGGTCCTGCCTCTCCCAGTGACACACTTCCAGTATCTTCCACTTTGGAGAAcgggggagcagcagcccctggccctGACCTCCTGTCCCAGGGCTCTCCGTACGGTGGAACTGGCTCAGAGCTCGCCACGGCGCAGGGAACTGAGAGCGCAGGGGATACGGCAGAGGCAGCAAACCCAGAGGGCACAAATCCCTACACGGACACCAGCTCTACGTCCAGCAGCGCTCAGCAGGGCCCCGCTGACACCGCAGAGCTgccggcagccccagcaggagccctgcccagcaccgagctgtccccagctgcagcGCCTGGGGAcggagcaggagcagccccagcaccagaaGTGTCCCCACCTGGTGCCACAGCTCCTGGCTATGGGGGGCTGGAGCCCAACCTCTGGGGGGCTGAAGGACCGGGACCAAGCCAAGCCCCTggagctcctggtgctgctttcCCACCTCCTGTTGCTGAATCTGGAGCCGTGTTTGGGACCAACGATGGGGCAGAGACGGCAGCAAACCCCGACCTCGGTGCTGCCCAGGGAGCCCCCATATCCCCGTTCCTTGTGGGGTCGCAGCCGTGGGGGATGGCAGCTGgtgctcctgcaggagcagctctccCTGGGGTTGAAGGACCAGGATCTGGCTTCAGTTCAGTGCTGGATGTCCCCAGCTCAGCATCATATGGACACGTGGGACCCCCATCGCCCACCCTCGGGGTCCAGCCCGGCGCAGCCCTGGGTGTGccgggagcagaggggcaggcgctgggAGGCAGCGGGATGGGGTCGGAGCCATCCCTGAGCTcctctgctggtgctggggtggATTCTGGGACAGATCTGGTGCCTGGTGCCGTGTCCCTACCCGGTCCTGCCTCTCCTGGTGACACGCTCACAGCTCCATCAGTTTCGGATACACCCAGCCCAGGTGCcctgggaggagcaggagctgcccctAGTGCTGTGCAGCCTGTCCTGGGTGCTGGACCCGGCCCCcaacctgctgcaggaggaggtgggggcgaaggggctggggctggtgctggggagTCCCTGGGGGTGTCCCAGGACCTGgatggagcagctggagcctcTGGTGGAGGAACGGGAGCTGTGCTGCACTCTGCAtctccctcctcttctcctgaGGGATCTTCTTCAGCCGGGACGAGCGGTGGAGCTGCCGAGGGAGCAGGAGGTCCTGGAGCTGCTGTAGGACCGAGCCCAGGCTTGGAGGCTGCTGGCCCCCAAGGCAACGAGGAGACCCCCGTGCCTGCCCCCGGCACCCAGAGCGGTGCCGACTTTGGGCTCTCGGATGCCAACCTGAGCCAAACCAACGTGGTGCAGCTGGCTGGAGGAGAAACGGGAGCCTCGGCCCCCGGGGCACCTTCCCCCGGTGCCAGTGGGGCAGACGGGGCAGgggccatcatccagatcacaTCGGGGGTGCTGGCCCCCTCCGTCCTGTCCTCTCCCCTGGTCCCGGTGGCCCCGGATGCCTCCAGCCTTTTGCCAGCTGCCTCTGttgggggcatgggggggagctcagcaccagcacccaACGGGGGCCCCCCCTCTGCCTCCGGCACCCCAAGTGGGAGCAGCCCCTCGGCACCGGGCTCCCCACTGCCTGTGGCGGGTGCTGGGAGCGCTCTGCCAGGATCCCCCAAATACGAAATGGCCTCAGGGATGCTGGCACCTTTGGGAGAAGAGTCCCCACgtgcccccgtgccccccaaCGCTGTCCccttcctgcctcctctccaGCCTGGGGGTCCCGGGGTCCCCCCAAACCCCGTGGTGGCTGAAGGCAGAGGGGACACCAATGGTGCCATGCTGGGGGAACCACGTCCTGGCGTGGCTGTAGGAtcagggggagctggggggtctctctctgtccttcctcctgctggcccCGCTGCTGGAAGCCCCCTGCCCAACACTGTGGGGTCGAGACCTGCCGGGGGTTCATCGCCCCCAGCCCTGCGCCCCTCCTTGGGCAGCGCCACCCCTGCAAACGgggtccctgctgctggaggggcgAGCGTCCCTGCACCCATCCCAGGCCAGGGGGGAGCCCAAAGGGGGTCTGCCCCCACCACCATGCGTCCAACCGTGTCCTGCAGCCcgtccccagcagctcccagccctgggggcaAGAAGGGGCTGCCGGGGCCGGGGACAAACACGACGGCCGCTCTCGCTGCCCGCGCATCATCCTCcaagcttccagctcctccacgATCAGCAGCAGCTGTCCCGGTGCCTCCACCCGGCCCCACAG tcCCAGCCGTGTCCCTCTATGGCTACGGACCAAGGGAAAACGACCGCGAGTACGTGGAGAGGAGGGTGGACTTCAACTCTCCCCTTTTCAAGCCCGAGACTGGGTTCCCGTTTGGGAAAACCCTCCGGGACTCTCTCTAC TTCACAGACAACGGGCAGATCATCTTCCCCCCCTCCGACAGCAGCATCCCCACATACCCCAACCCCCCTCCCCGGGGGTTCAATGGCCACGAGGAGGTGCCCATGATTGCCGTCTTCTGGGACAACGCCGACTTCTCCAGGGGCACCGGCACCACCTTTTACCAG GAGTTCCTCACCCTGAATTCGGAGAAGCCGCCCTTCATCCGCGACGTGGAGGCAAAGGTCCGGCGGTACCTGAGGTCCTCCTACTCCGCAGCCTGGACCCTGAAAATCACCTGGGACAGGGCGCCCGCCTACGGCACACGGGGTGACAGCCGGAGG ACGAACACGTTCCAGGCCGTCCTCACCACCGACGGCTTCAGGTCCTACGTGCTGCTCCTGTACCAGGACGGGGGCATGCGGTGGGATTACCGCCAGCTGCCGGCTGCCAACGTGCTCATCGGGTACACCAG CGGGGATGGCTCTTACCACAACGATGACCTGACTCAGGGACCCCCGGCTGCCAAATATCGCCCTGACCAGTTCAGGGGATACAACACAG aTCTCCGCGGGCTGTGGCTGTACAGGCTGGAGAGCCGCGTGGGCCTCAACTACCGCCTGAAGTGCCTGGCGTggacagggaggcagcaggagccgcGGATGTGGAGCCAGGACCTGCccgcctgcccctgctccctgcagcaagggcagcagGACCCGCGCTTCAAGAGCAGCCGGGGAG GCTGGTGGTCTGCCCGCGTGTCCATGCTGCACTCCGCCTCTCCCAACCGCTACGGTGCCGGCGTGCGCTGCCTGTACGACAGCCGGGGGCAGCTCGTGGAGGGGCGGCAGGAGAGGTACTGGAGGTCCTCCAGACAGATGTCCCCCTTCCGTG ACCAGGAGCTGAAGCTGTACGACTGGTGCTGCAACCAGGCGGCAAGCGCCCGCCTCTGCGCCCGCTACGGCGAGAAGAGGCCGAGGATCGGCTGTGATGGGTACCAGCCACTTGGCACGG ATTCCTCGGAAGACATCGACTCAGATGAACAGACAG ATGAGGAGGACGAGTAA